One stretch of Bombina bombina isolate aBomBom1 chromosome 7, aBomBom1.pri, whole genome shotgun sequence DNA includes these proteins:
- the LOC128636607 gene encoding uncharacterized protein F54H12.2-like → MAFIHNGSLECTKSELDIFQIQPTQTGIEKSLYVEIQPLTAITENAPLEFYIAGSGDNYFDLNNTLMYITCKIVKQDNTAPPAGARVSLTNYPLATLFNQVDVTLGDRLISQSNNLYAYRSYIETVLNYSSDALSTQFTAGLFYKDAAGLHNNCELDGDNTGFVKRARMLEHGKTIELLGHLHSDLFFQEKLLLNGLDLKIKLIRNKDAFSIMSAEAEKYKVQILNASLFVKRVQISPAVRIGHAQGLLTGNAKYALDRVGLKVYSVAASSRVCNQENLFLGELPKTVVIGFVDNDAFSGAYDKNPLCFKHNYVNFAALYLDGEQIPTKPFQPDFENGNAIREYISLINIAGKQNSDAGILINREEYVRGYTLFAFDLSPDQECGSHYSLICSGNLRIEI, encoded by the coding sequence AATGTACCAAATCAGAACtcgacatatttcaaatacagccgACACAAACGGGTATTGAAAAATCACTGTATGTCGAAATACAGCCACTCACAGCTATAACTGAAAATGCACCCCTGGAATTTTATATAGCCGGAAGCGGCGATAATTATTTTGACCTGAACAACACTTTGATGTATATAACTTGTAAAATAGTCAAACAAGACAATACAGCTCCGCCTGCTGGAGCACGTGTTAGCCTCACCAACTATCCACTAGCCACGCTGTTTAACCAAGTTGATGTTACATTAGGAGACAGACTCATCTCACAATCAAATAACCTATACGCTTACCGGTCATACATTGAAACAGTTCTCAACTACAGCTCAGATGCTTTATCCACACAATTTACAGCAGGATTGTTTTATAAAGATGCAGCAGGGTTACACAATAATTGTGAACTAGATGGTGATAATACTGGTTTTGTAAAGAGAGCACGTATGTTAGAGCATGGTAAAACTATTGAATTGCTAGGTCATCTACATAGTGATCTGTTTTTCCAAGAAAAATTGTTATTGAATGGGCTCGATCTGAAAATTAAACTTATAAGGAATAAAGATGCTTTTTCTATTATGAGCGCTGAAGCAGAAAagtataaagttcaaatcttaaacgcctctctttttgttaaAAGAGTACAGATATCCCCGGCTGTACGCATAGGCCATGCGCAAGGACTCTTAACAGGAAATGCAAAATATGCTTTGGATAGAGTCGGTCTAAAGGTCTATTCCGTGGCCGCCAGCTCGCGTGTCTGCAATCAGGAGAATTTATTTCTTGGAGAACTACCAAAAACCGTTGTTATTGGATTTGTTGATAACGATGCTTTCTCTGGCGCTTATGACAAGAATCCCTTATGTTTCAAACATAACTATGTGAATTTTGCAGCATTGTATCTGGATGGTGAACAAATACCAACAAAACCTTTTCAACCAGACTTTGAAAATGGAAACGCTATACGTGAATACATATCACTAATCAACATTGCTGGGAAACAAAATTCTGATGCTGGAATCCTCATTAATAGAGAAGAGTATGTGCGTGGTTACACACTTTTTGCCTTTGATTTATCACCGGACCAAGAGTGTGGTTCACACTACTCTCTTATATGCAGTGGTAATCTCAGAATTGAAATCTGA